The window CTGTGGGTGGTCGGTCAGGTCGGAATTCAAAACCCTTTTCGAAGAATCAAGGGAATGTTTTATTGGCCTCAACTGAAACATACAGTAAAGCATGAAACGGTGTTGTCATCACTGCCGAACGGCGGATGATACCGGTAACCAAACTTGTACAACCATACTTCAAAATGAAATTACTAGATACATTTATATCGTACCGATCCAACCTAATAACATTATTTGGACAGTGATCTGGTTTTTGTGGCAAAaacactgttttttttaaaaaatatttattttttgtttaaaattatttatttattagtgtttttagattattttgatatatatatatatcaaaaataaatttaaacaaataaaaaatatattattttaatatattttaaagtaaaatatattttaaaaaataaccactataACATTACCAAATATAAGATACCTACCCTTCAATTTGTTTCAAGTTAATACGAACAAAATAGAATGTAAAACACTctcgaagaaaaaaatattaagatactAAGTCCAGTTGTACAGTGTCCTTGTTAGGAGgactattttttatatgcatCATTTGAAAGGATTGCACACAACTACTAGTCATACCAATTATGCTAGtcattttagatctttttttagaTCTAAATCTATCCTACTAGTCTATAAAAGCATCTCTTAGGCAAATTCATATAGTCTCTTTAAGCTAAATCTCTATCTATTAATGTCAAATCATTATCCAAATTCTTAAAATTGCCTGTGTTTACAAACCCAACTACATCATTCTTTCTAGGTTATGAAACACCAAAACTCactgttcaatttattttttcacttgaaaacacttaaaaacaccatagaaatatcaataaatccatttttaaccaaaaaaacacttttcactttattttttcacttgaaaacacttaaaaacaCCATAGGAATATCAATAAAtccatttttaaccaaaaaaacactCTCTACCAACTCTAAAAAGcaaaaattagataaataaaaaagctttatGACTTTCTATCTACCTTTTTTAGTatggttagaaaaaaaatacaacctcCATTGAATTACCCTTCCAAAGGATAGCcaagttaaaaaacaaagtaaaaccAGGTTCACTTTTTCGTGGTGGCTATAATATGGCTAgctgattattttttcttttttttttcttttttttcgatgacttttttttttcaatatctaggaactaaaacatgaaaaaaaataaaatttggattCTAAATGtaaaatgctaaaataataGGGATGAAATAATGTATAAGCTAAAATTTAAGAATCAAAGTGAAGTTTTCCAAGTTAAAATGAAAAGGggtattgtttttattcttgttatgttatttttttaattacaaaaaaaaattctattttgtaaaatttatctctaatttatcattgaaatatttttttgacataaagCGAAAGAAATCTCAACGCATTAAaccatatttatataatttgggATGGTAaaattgcaaataaataaagtgaggtgactaaaatgaaaaaaaaggtctGGATGAATAGTGAATATCCTTGTTCATTCCCCCCTGGAAGataagtttctttttcttttttttttattattatcattattattattattggctCAAGTCACTCGATTACTTGACTTGTACTGCATAATTGCTATTTGCGAAACGCTCTGTCGTTTAAGCCCTATGACCTCACCACAACAACATTTGAAAAGGGTCCTTTATTTATACTCGAGTCTTGGCGggaatttattttaagttaaacatCCGAAACCAGCACTAATCTACAACCGTTTCCTCATCAAGAACATGACGTTCTATGTTTGCGACTAATGCACACTAGATGTTTGATATATTAACACAGTGAACTCCAGTTCACATTTTCCTTGAAATCTCACACGCATGCAATGAATATCACTCGTCTTTCGCGTGCCATAATCCCCTTCAACCATCAAGTTCGCTACTTTGTTAGAGACCCATTTCCTAACAAGCTCACCCATTACCTCCGCCGTGCCGagctaattaattcaattagacTTGTTCTTCGTTCAAACAATCCCAATTCACTCCAAACCATCATCAATACTCGTCTTTTGGACACTTTTGTGGTCACACAGGCTCTACGTTCTGCTCCTAATGCTGATGCCgctctttcttttattgattCATTAAAGAAAATAGATAATACAGCGCATCTTTCTCGGCATCAAAGTACCCTCCATGCGCTGGCCACGGTGCTAGCCAGGTGGCAGCGGGGTTTGGAACTGAAAGCTTTGATTGGTGAAATTAATGAGGGGAAATATGGTAATGTTCGCTTTAGTTTTATGAACCTTATGCAATGGTATGCTGCCACTGGAGATCTAGAGGCAGTTTTAGATGTTTGGAAGCAGTATAGAAACGGTGATAAGCGTGTGTGTACTGAGTCATATAATATTGTTATGGGTTTGTATGCTCAGAAGGGGAGGGATTGTGAGGCTGTAAGGGTTTTTTATAGGATGATTCATGAAGGGGCAATTCCGAATTCTAGAACATATACAGTTATGATTGAGCATCTTGTTAATTCGGGGAAATTGGATCCAGCAATTGAGATTTTTAGTGTATTGCCGTTAATGAGGATTAAACGAACTTTAAAGCAGTATTTGGTTTTGGTGGAAGGTTTTGTGGGTTTGGAACGGTTTGATGGAGTTAGAACTTTGCTTGATGAAATGCGGGCTGATGGGAAGTTTCCTGGCCGTGCCATGCGTAAGGCCCTACAGTGTTTGCAGGAGGCAGGGTTCGTTGAGGAGACAGAAGAGTTTCTCAAGGAAATGTTTCCGGACGAGAGAATAAAGAGTATAAGCAATTGTGGGGATATCAGTTTTGATGAGGATGGTGATGAGGATGAGGATGGtgatgaggatgaggatgaaAACCATGGTGGTGCTTTTGCAGACATACAAGAAGTTCGGTTGAAACCATGGTTGGACCCCAGAGCTTTGGCTAAGGCCTTGAATAAATGGAGCCCTGATGTCGTGTCCGCATTGGAGGATGCGAAATTTGTTTGGACCACTCGGTTGGTTTGGAAAGTTCTTAGAAACATTAATTCACCAGAAACGGCTTGGGATTTCTTCTGTTGGGTTGCTTATCAGCCGGGATTCACTCATGATGTTTATACAGTACAACGGATGATGACACTTTTAGCGAAACAGGGAAAGGTTGAATTGGTTGATCAACtcataaacaagataagaagtGAGGGAATGAGGTTGCCTTTTAGCACCATCAGATTGATTATTGACTTCTGTGGTATTTCAAAGAATGCCGATGCTGCTCTAAAGGTCTTCCGCGAGGACAGAGCACTCTGTGGTCCCATAACAAAATATAATCTGATGCTTTTGTATTCATCTCTCATACGAACATTGACCAAGTGCAAGAGAGATTCTGATGCCATTGATGTGCTTGAAGAGATGATTTTATGTGGGATATGCCCAGATATTCAGACATTTTCTGGATTGATGTATCACTTTGCATCGCAAGGAGATATTAAAACCGTGCAGAAACTGTTAACAATAGTTCGGCAGAGCGATGTAGAACCAGATGCTTACATGTACAAAGTATTGATCCAAGCTTATTGCAAATGTGATAGAGCTGCTCTTGCATGGAGGATTTTTGAAGACATGAAGAACTCAAATTTGATACCTGATGCTGCAACAAAAGATTTGCTTGTGAAGAGTCTTTGGAAGGAAGGCAAGCTGAAAGAGGCTGCCACTGTAGAAGAAAGCTGcgacggaataaattccgtCCTTCCACTTAAACAGCATGGTCATAAATGGACAGTGAGCTCTGCGGATCTCGCAAAAATCTATAATCTCTATTCAAACAGTTTTAAGTTGAGCAATGGCCACTAGCTAGTGTTTGCTATGGGTTAAGAAAATAAGCAGTGGTCACTTTAAAAACCATATGTTTGCATTCCATTATATcataatattatagaaaaaaaatgcctTCTTCCTTTTGCTCTTCATCTGGATTTGAATTTATTAGTGTATCATCCTTCCCTTTGTGactacaaaaacaaatggagttctaaatttattttatctgataGATTATGTCTAGATGAGTTGCTGGTAAATGAAGAGACATGACCCGAACAGGTCATTCCTCATCAATTCCTGTGGTACTGCTTGTGGTCAACTGGATCAATTCAAATGCGACTGTGTAAATCTTGATTCTGACACTCGTTTTTGAGCTTTGTTATTATGCTGAACAAGGGCACTGCACTcaactttttgatttttttccctcccCCCCGTTTTGTATTGATATCGGGATGAAGTTTCCGCAGAGAACCACAATGAACAGCGGTTACTGGGTGCATTTCAGTCTCTTCTTGTACACCTACGTTTCTTCCCAGCAGTAAACTAATGAGCCGCACGTGAGTTTTCTCTACACTGACTTTTCTTTGCTTATTACCGCATGATATAACCCAATTTTTACccgttgttttttaatttaatttgataggagttaaaatgtaaaattaaaagatgggaGCTGGTATTCCACTTTCTGCTCTTTGCCGGTACCCCGCCCCTTCCCATGCatgtataatttaaatttattttattagtttatttattttactgataattaaaaataccatatatttttagctacaaaatatttgtaattttatattagcTAATGCTAGAGTCAGAAATATTACAAGcagaatattataatttaaatcaacaaattctgagcaatttaaaataaaattagtaataCAGTTTGCTTTAGATAGGACGTTTAagaatgataatatattttttttacgtgACAAGTTACATATTATAGAAtctctattaattaattaagatttttagtgattttataCTAGGTgatgaatttttaaactaaatatttgttttttaaaaataagattctaaatattattttttttaatttgtcacaTGATGTCTGGATATACACCACTAATAcactttaattttgaaaaagaaaatggaattcATATTCTCCCTTGTATTTTTGAAGTTATGATAGTTTAGGGAAGAGAGAACActgtgtctctctctctctatctccccCTTTCTCAAGCCTCTCAAGGATAAATGTGAAAGAGATAATTGATCCTTTGATTTGGTCGCAAATATCAGACTGGAAAATCCTTCCGTTTGCGCTCTCTGTCTTTTTTATGCTGTCTGTTGTGATTGTTTTGCAACAAATGTAATCCAACTTGATAGGATATTTCTGACAACTCAGGCAGCGTGTAGGCAGTATTGTAGACAGACCAACTGAGTTGATTCTACAGAGCTTACTTTATTAGTCAGACTCTGATGCTATAGTAGagaaaaagttttgaaaattcatGTCTGACACCGTTTAGTATTGtgtttgtaattatattttattaaaatttgaattttttttattaaaattaagtgcggtttatattttttggatcgttttgatgtgctgatatcaaaaataatttttaaaaaattaaaaaatattattaatatatatttcaacatgaaaagctatttgaaaaataCCCGCAATTACACTGCAAAACACACGCTCTGTGTAAACAATCCTGACTGGAGGAACCATCAAATTAGTTGTTCACTAAACATTGGCCCTCTGACTTCTATGGGCTTTTGTCATGATTGATTCCTTTTGGTGTACTAACTTATCAGCCAAATAATATAATGTGTATTTtaggcaaaataaaaatttttatttttttttattttttataatgtctaCATCAAGGAGAAGGTAACCAAGAGAATCATTCAAATCAAAGCTAAAGACAAGGCCTCTTGAATTCATTAGAATAAAACCTCCAGGCTAACAATGCTGCTTAGCTTTTCTATCAACCTTAAGCGACACTTGGCGAATTACGTTTTTACGTTCATCTGACAGCTTCTTTCAAAATCTGAATCATCCAAGCTTATGTTCATGGCAATATCTTTGCTCCCTTTCTTTTCCACACAAGCTCTTCTTCTCttgatccttttattttcctcCACATATGTCACCTCACAAGCACCACCTGCCTCAAACTTTTCATGTCCTGTTGATTCACCTACCACATGCTCTACATATTTCACTTACCTCGCCCAGCCACCAAATTTCTTGGACCTCGGAAACATTTCTGATCTATTTGGGGTCAGTCGTAAGGAAATAGCAactgcaagcaacctggagtcTGAGGACACCCCATTATTTCCAAATCAACTTTTGCTTGTACCTAAACCTTGTGGTTGCACAGGTAACCGATCTTTTGTCAACATAACTTACCAAATCCAGCAAGGTGAAAGCTTCTACTTGGTTTCGACTACTTCTTTTGAGAACCTCACCCGTTGGCAAGAGGTGGAAGCTTTGAACCCCAGTCTGACTCCAACCCTCTTGCATGCTGGTGACAAGGTTATATTTCCTTTGTTCTGTAAGTGCCCTTCAAATACTCATTTGGAGAGCGGAATTGCTTATCTCATTACTTATGTGTGGCAACCTAGTGATGATCTCACGAAAGTTGCTGCTAAACTTAATGCCTCTGAACGTAACATTGTGATTGAAAACAACTATGTGAACTTTACTTCTGCAGTCTACCTCCCGGTATTGATCCCTGTGTCCCAGTTGCCAGTTCTCTCTCAGCAATACCCCTCTCCTGAAAGAACAGAATCCAGGAATCGTTGGATCATCATTGTTGCTGCAAGCATTGCAAGCGCTCTTTTCATCTTCCTTTTGATTGCTTTTCTGGCCCATAAACGTTGTTCATATAAGAGAACTAAAGCTTTGGATCGCACTGGATCTTGTTTGGAGACCAGTGATCTCATTCAAACAAAGGAACTTACAAAACTGGAGAGTTTAGAGGCAAAGATCACACCAGATAAGCTGCTTCCAGGGGTTTCAGGCTATCTGGGCAGGCCGATCATTTATGAGGTTAAAGAGATCATGGAGGGCACGATGGATCTAAATGAACATTATAAGATAGGAGGATCAGTATATAGGGCCAAAATCAGTGGCCGGGTCTTGGCAGTGAAGAAAACCAAGGATGATGTCACAGAAGAACTAAAGATTTTGCAGAAAGTCAGTCATGCAAATCTGGTTAAACTAATGGGGATGTCATCTGGATTTGACAGAGAAGGAAATCGCTTCTTGGTCTATGAATATGCAGAAAATGGGTCGCTGGAAAAGTGGTTGCATCCCACCTCTGAATCTTCCTCAAGCTCTGCGGGTTTCCTCACTTGGAGTCAAAGGTTACATGTAGCACTAGATGTGGCCAATGGCCTGCAATACATGCATGAACACACTCAACCAAGCATCGTTCACAAAGATATTCGAACAACTAATATTCTTCTCGATTCCAAATTTCGGGCGAAAATAGCAAATTTCTCAATGGCTAGACCTGCCACAGACTCATTGATGCCAAAAGTTGATGTATTTGATTATGGAGTTGTTTTGTTACAATTGCTTTCTGGAAAGAAGGCCATGGTAACCAAAGAAAATGGCGAGATTGTTCTGCTGTGCAAGGAAATCAAAGCCGTCTtggaaattgaagagaaaagagagaagagtCTAAGAAAGTGGATGGATCCCTGCTTGGAGAGGTTTTATCCCATTGATAGTGCTCTGAGCTTGGCAACCTTGGCAAGGTTGTGCACTCTGGAGGAGTCTTCAGAAAGGCCAAGCATGGCAGAAATTGTCTTTAACCTCACAGTTCTCACTCAGTCACCTCCTGAGACATTTGAAAGATGGACATCTGGGATGGAAACAGAAGATTTTACTCGACTCATCAGCCCTGTCACAGCTCGTTGATTTAGCACAGAAGTAACTGGGCTGACAAGTCCAAGTAGATCTCCTACATCCAATTCATGCAATGAAAATCAGTGTACATTATCAATCTTTCAGTTTAAGTTATGGATGGTTTTATAGTGTGAATAGAGCAATGTTTAACCTCATAATGAGTTTATATTCTGGCTTATTTTCAATCTATAACATAATAGAACTGTAAAGTAAAAGTATATATGCTACTGCATCTGTCAATTGAACACTATATAGGTCAACATTTACATCAGAAATTGACCCCCCCTCCACAAATATGGTTCTGATTTCTGTACATCAACTTGAATCTTCAAAAGTGAGGAGACTAGTTCACCCATACTTGGTCTACTTTCTGGTTCTTGTTCCAAGCAGGCTAGACTCAACTTCACCAGTCGCAGGACAAGTTTCATACTACACTTCTCCATCAGACAAGGATCTACAAGGCCACCAAGTTCAGCTTCTCCATCATCTTCCTCCATAATTGAAATTATTGCTTCCGATAATTGCATTTCTTCTTCATCCTGTATAAAAACTGCTTCCTTTCCAGTTACTAATTCCAGCAGAACAACCCCGAAAGCATATACATCAATCTCAGGAGCCACCAAGCCATATTCTATATACTCAGGAGCCATGTAACCTTTTTCCCCCAACGCCAACCTCATTGAAGAATTCATGTATTCTTCTTGCTTTGCTGAATTTGCACAGCTGAAGTTAGCAATTTTAGCCCTTAAATGTCTGTTGAGTAGAACATTGCTGCTACAGATGCGCTTGTGCACACATATAGGATCAGTGAAGTTGTGAAGATAGTGAAGCCCATTAGCAACATCCAAGGCAATCTGAATCCTAAAATTCCAACTTTGAACTTCAAGACAATCCTTTCTGCAGAGCCAATCTCTCAAAGAACCATTCTCCATAAACTCATAGATAAGGTAGAAACCCTCCTGATGCTTACACGCAGCATAAAGCCTTATTAAATTGAAGTGGTTAGTCTTTCTCAGAAAAATCACCTCATTAGATACATCTTTGCTCGTCTTTTTTATCGCTACTACTTGTCCACCGAGTACCCCTTGATAGACGGAACAACTCAACCTATTTTCGGTGCTGAAATCTTTGGTTGCCACCCTTAGCTCCTCAAATTTGTAGATTTTCAACCCCTGATCTACCTCAGCAACGCGATGTCGGAATTCTTCGGAcatagataatatatttttctcctttCCATCCTTCCGCGCTccacataatttctttttgtaaagCAACAAGACCATAGATAAAATGAAGGACATGACTAGCAAGGAAATTCCAATTGTGATTGTTCTTTGAGATCCCTTACCTGGTCTCTCGATCCGATGAAATGGATTGGAAGGAGAAGAATTAGGCGGTAGTGGATAGTGAATTATGGTTTGAGAGCTTGAAGGTTGATTTGACAGTGGAATAAGAATAGTGGTAAAAGGAAAAACAGTTGGATTATCTTCAGTGAACCCATTTGCATAGGTTACACTGTTTGTGCTCGCATTGAATCTCCTACTGACATTACGAACTTCATCACCCCAACTGATCAAGTAACTTAATAGATACTTTGTGCCATTTTTGGTTTGATTGCTTGTAGGACAAGCACATCTAAGTGGCACCTGCAGTTCCATACCAATATCCAAGCCAAATTCGCTGTAATTGTTTTCGTGAATAAGAGAGCTACAAGTTGCTAAACCCTCAAAAGTGTAGTTGGCAATTGTAAAATATGTATCATAATTACTTGGAATTGTGTAAGAGGTGTTGGCCTGATAGTATTTCCCTGAGCAGGAGCAAAGTACAGGAACTATTACCTCTTTATCTGTTGGGAAGACAGCTGAGCTTGAGAAATTGTTGATGCGAGCAAGCTCAAGTGGGTCTGCAGACAGGAGGTTTGAAATACTAGAGATTGTGTTATAAGGAGGCTGAGATTTGTAGATGAGAAAGGCTTGGCAGGATCGATTCTTGCCGTTGCAGGTGTAGAGAAAAGCTGGAGATGGACCCGCATCGCTGTTATCACAATCCATGACCGCGTTTCCTGAATAACTTTGTTGGGCATGGAGATTTGGAGATAAATAGAACAAAAATAGGAGACTCAGAAGAAGCTGATTCATGTTGGATGACACTTTTCAAAAGACTTGCAgatttgaaaaattgaaatgagaGAGTGTGAACTTTGAAACTCAGCTTCACTGGATTCATTGGtaacattaaataattttgttgtctGTATCAGCTTGGCAGAATGTATTTCTAAGAATATCAACTTTTATATGGTAGGTATATGGGGTCGTAAGGCACTAAATTAAGACCAAATGAATTACAAATAAttgaaaagaggaaaaaatctTCGAAGTCCGTTgcctttttcttcaatttctgtAGTATTTTATCAGGTTCATGACATGAGCAGCAGACAAGAGGTTGCAGAGAAATTAGAATAACTAGAGAATACAGTGCATTCTCTTGAATCA is drawn from Populus nigra chromosome 5, ddPopNigr1.1, whole genome shotgun sequence and contains these coding sequences:
- the LOC133694418 gene encoding pentatricopeptide repeat-containing protein At5g66631, translating into MNITRLSRAIIPFNHQVRYFVRDPFPNKLTHYLRRAELINSIRLVLRSNNPNSLQTIINTRLLDTFVVTQALRSAPNADAALSFIDSLKKIDNTAHLSRHQSTLHALATVLARWQRGLELKALIGEINEGKYGNVRFSFMNLMQWYAATGDLEAVLDVWKQYRNGDKRVCTESYNIVMGLYAQKGRDCEAVRVFYRMIHEGAIPNSRTYTVMIEHLVNSGKLDPAIEIFSVLPLMRIKRTLKQYLVLVEGFVGLERFDGVRTLLDEMRADGKFPGRAMRKALQCLQEAGFVEETEEFLKEMFPDERIKSISNCGDISFDEDGDEDEDGDEDEDENHGGAFADIQEVRLKPWLDPRALAKALNKWSPDVVSALEDAKFVWTTRLVWKVLRNINSPETAWDFFCWVAYQPGFTHDVYTVQRMMTLLAKQGKVELVDQLINKIRSEGMRLPFSTIRLIIDFCGISKNADAALKVFREDRALCGPITKYNLMLLYSSLIRTLTKCKRDSDAIDVLEEMILCGICPDIQTFSGLMYHFASQGDIKTVQKLLTIVRQSDVEPDAYMYKVLIQAYCKCDRAALAWRIFEDMKNSNLIPDAATKDLLVKSLWKEGKLKEAATVEESCDGINSVLPLKQHGHKWTVSSADLAKIYNLYSNSFKLSNGH
- the LOC133694221 gene encoding serine/threonine receptor-like kinase NFP isoform X2 → MFMAISLLPFFSTQALLLLILLFSSTYVTSQAPPASNFSCPVDSPTTCSTYFTYLAQPPNFLDLGNISDLFGVSRKEIATASNLESEDTPLFPNQLLLVPKPCGCTGNRSFVNITYQIQQGESFYLVSTTSFENLTRWQEVEALNPSLTPTLLHAGDKVIFPLFFYLPVLIPVSQLPVLSQQYPSPERTESRNRWIIIVAASIASALFIFLLIAFLAHKRCSYKRTKALDRTGSCLETSDLIQTKELTKLESLEAKITPDKLLPGVSGYLGRPIIYEVKEIMEGTMDLNEHYKIGGSVYRAKISGRVLAVKKTKDDVTEELKILQKVSHANLVKLMGMSSGFDREGNRFLVYEYAENGSLEKWLHPTSESSSSSAGFLTWSQRLHVALDVANGLQYMHEHTQPSIVHKDIRTTNILLDSKFRAKIANFSMARPATDSLMPKVDVFDYGVVLLQLLSGKKAMVTKENGEIVLLCKEIKAVLEIEEKREKSLRKWMDPCLERFYPIDSALSLATLARLCTLEESSERPSMAEIVFNLTVLTQSPPETFERWTSGMETEDFTRLISPVTAR
- the LOC133694221 gene encoding serine/threonine receptor-like kinase NFP isoform X1, encoding MFMAISLLPFFSTQALLLLILLFSSTYVTSQAPPASNFSCPVDSPTTCSTYFTYLAQPPNFLDLGNISDLFGVSRKEIATASNLESEDTPLFPNQLLLVPKPCGCTGNRSFVNITYQIQQGESFYLVSTTSFENLTRWQEVEALNPSLTPTLLHAGDKVIFPLFCKCPSNTHLESGIAYLITYVWQPSDDLTKVAAKLNASERNIVIENNYVNFTSAVYLPVLIPVSQLPVLSQQYPSPERTESRNRWIIIVAASIASALFIFLLIAFLAHKRCSYKRTKALDRTGSCLETSDLIQTKELTKLESLEAKITPDKLLPGVSGYLGRPIIYEVKEIMEGTMDLNEHYKIGGSVYRAKISGRVLAVKKTKDDVTEELKILQKVSHANLVKLMGMSSGFDREGNRFLVYEYAENGSLEKWLHPTSESSSSSAGFLTWSQRLHVALDVANGLQYMHEHTQPSIVHKDIRTTNILLDSKFRAKIANFSMARPATDSLMPKVDVFDYGVVLLQLLSGKKAMVTKENGEIVLLCKEIKAVLEIEEKREKSLRKWMDPCLERFYPIDSALSLATLARLCTLEESSERPSMAEIVFNLTVLTQSPPETFERWTSGMETEDFTRLISPVTAR
- the LOC133694220 gene encoding lysM domain receptor-like kinase 4, with amino-acid sequence MNQLLLSLLFLFYLSPNLHAQQSYSGNAVMDCDNSDAGPSPAFLYTCNGKNRSCQAFLIYKSQPPYNTISSISNLLSADPLELARINNFSSSAVFPTDKEVIVPVLCSCSGKYYQANTSYTIPSNYDTYFTIANYTFEGLATCSSLIHENNYSEFGLDIGMELQVPLRCACPTSNQTKNGTKYLLSYLISWGDEVRNVSRRFNASTNSVTYANGFTEDNPTVFPFTTILIPLSNQPSSSQTIIHYPLPPNSSPSNPFHRIERPGKGSQRTITIGISLLVMSFILSMVLLLYKKKLCGARKDGKEKNILSMSEEFRHRVAEVDQGLKIYKFEELRVATKDFSTENRLSCSVYQGVLGGQVVAIKKTSKDVSNEVIFLRKTNHFNLIRLYAACKHQEGFYLIYEFMENGSLRDWLCRKDCLEVQSWNFRIQIALDVANGLHYLHNFTDPICVHKRICSSNVLLNRHLRAKIANFSCANSAKQEEYMNSSMRLALGEKGYMAPEYIEYGLVAPEIDVYAFGVVLLELVTGKEAVFIQDEEEMQLSEAIISIMEEDDGEAELGGLVDPCLMEKCSMKLVLRLVKLSLACLEQEPESRPSMGELVSSLLKIQVDVQKSEPYLWRGGQFLM